The following proteins come from a genomic window of Nitrospira sp.:
- a CDS encoding Chaperone protein DnaK, whose protein sequence is MGKVIGIDLGTTNSCVAIMSGGDPVVIANAEGSRTTPSVVAITDKSERLVGQIAKRQAITNPENTIFSVKRLMGRKFKSREVQEAMKRLPYKVVEADNGDAHVELRGKRYSPPEISAMILQKMRQTAEDYLGEKVTEAVVTVPAYFDDSQRQATKDAGQIAGLNVLRIINEPTAASLAYGLDKKKDERIAVYDLGGGTFDISVLEIGEGVFEVKSTNGDTYLGGDDFDQRVMDWLVDEFKKDQGIDLRKDRMALQRLKESAERAKIELSSSQETEINLPFITADASGPKHMVIKLTRAKLEQLVDDLIQRTIEPCRKALSDAGVTAKDIQEIVLVGGMTRMPKVIQVVKDFFGKEPHRGVNPDEVVAIGAGIQGGVLKGEVKDVLLLDVTPLSLGIETLGGVFTKLIERNTTVPTKKSQVFSTAADNQTAVTIRVFQGEREMANDNKLLGQFDLVGIPPAPRGMPQIEVTFDIDANGIVHVSAKDLATQKEQSIKITASSGLSKDEVEKLVRDAQSHTEDDKKRRKLAEAKNQADNLVYQTEKNITEYGDKVSDEEKTKIQDAVAAVKKALEGTDAEAIESATQSLMTASHKLAEEMYKKTAASPGPQPGASSSGGTGETKTDEKVVDAEFEEVDKDKK, encoded by the coding sequence ATGGGTAAAGTCATCGGTATCGATCTCGGGACCACCAACTCTTGTGTGGCGATTATGAGCGGCGGAGACCCCGTCGTGATCGCCAACGCCGAAGGGAGTCGGACGACCCCTTCCGTCGTTGCCATTACCGATAAAAGTGAACGGCTGGTCGGCCAAATCGCAAAACGGCAAGCGATTACCAATCCCGAGAACACCATTTTCTCCGTCAAGCGCCTGATGGGGCGTAAGTTCAAAAGCCGTGAAGTTCAAGAAGCCATGAAGCGGCTTCCTTATAAAGTAGTCGAGGCCGACAACGGTGATGCGCATGTGGAATTGCGCGGCAAGCGCTATAGCCCGCCGGAAATCTCGGCGATGATTCTGCAGAAAATGCGGCAGACCGCTGAAGACTATCTCGGTGAAAAGGTCACTGAGGCCGTTGTGACGGTCCCCGCCTATTTTGACGACAGCCAGCGTCAGGCGACCAAGGATGCCGGCCAGATCGCCGGGCTGAACGTCCTGCGTATCATCAATGAGCCGACCGCTGCCTCACTTGCCTACGGTCTGGACAAGAAGAAGGATGAACGGATTGCCGTGTACGATTTGGGCGGGGGGACCTTCGACATCTCCGTGCTCGAAATCGGCGAGGGTGTCTTCGAGGTAAAATCCACCAATGGTGACACCTACCTCGGCGGCGATGACTTCGATCAACGCGTGATGGATTGGCTGGTCGATGAGTTTAAAAAAGACCAAGGCATTGACCTGCGGAAAGATCGAATGGCGCTTCAACGCCTGAAAGAATCGGCGGAACGGGCCAAGATCGAGCTGTCGTCGTCCCAAGAAACGGAGATCAATCTGCCGTTCATCACCGCCGACGCCAGCGGCCCCAAGCATATGGTCATCAAATTGACGCGGGCTAAGCTCGAACAGCTGGTAGACGATCTCATCCAACGCACGATCGAGCCGTGCCGAAAAGCATTGTCCGACGCAGGCGTCACCGCCAAGGATATCCAAGAAATCGTGTTGGTCGGCGGCATGACCCGCATGCCCAAAGTGATTCAGGTCGTGAAGGACTTCTTTGGAAAAGAACCGCACCGTGGGGTGAATCCCGACGAAGTCGTCGCCATCGGGGCCGGCATCCAAGGCGGAGTCCTCAAAGGAGAGGTCAAGGACGTCCTGCTGCTCGATGTGACTCCCTTGTCGCTGGGCATTGAGACGCTGGGCGGCGTATTCACCAAGCTCATCGAACGCAACACGACCGTTCCGACCAAAAAGAGTCAAGTATTCTCGACGGCGGCCGATAACCAAACGGCCGTCACCATCCGCGTCTTCCAAGGCGAACGGGAAATGGCCAATGACAACAAACTGCTCGGGCAGTTCGACTTGGTCGGCATTCCACCGGCGCCTCGCGGCATGCCGCAGATTGAAGTGACGTTTGATATCGATGCCAACGGCATCGTGCACGTGTCGGCAAAGGATCTGGCCACACAGAAAGAACAATCCATCAAGATCACGGCCTCCAGCGGTCTGAGCAAGGATGAAGTCGAGAAGCTTGTTCGCGACGCGCAGTCGCACACGGAAGACGATAAGAAACGCCGCAAACTGGCGGAAGCCAAAAACCAGGCTGATAATCTGGTCTACCAAACGGAAAAAAACATCACGGAATACGGCGACAAAGTCTCTGATGAGGAAAAGACGAAAATCCAGGATGCCGTCGCAGCCGTCAAAAAAGCGCTCGAGGGCACCGATGCCGAAGCCATCGAATCGGCGACGCA
- a CDS encoding Quinolinate phosphoribosyltransferase [decarboxylating] codes for MATLPAAEIRRAVRQGLEEDLAQGDATTASIFPSPVPAQAEIIAQQSLVVAGMAPAVQTFLMVDPSLQLSVSKRDGDRATNGEILLHVEGDGRSILQAERVALNFLQHLSGIATLTQRFCRAVRGYPVSILDTRKTLPGWRALQKWAVSLGGGINHRQSLSDGILIKDNHLALLQRNRRPVERACRLAHAHRSSALPIIVEVESLPEVRQALAGKPDIILLDNMAPDMVRRAMALIKKQALVEVSGGITLKNVRAMAAAGADRISIGALTHSAPAATVSLAMTLARPSRRRRA; via the coding sequence ATGGCCACACTCCCCGCTGCAGAAATCCGCCGTGCGGTGCGCCAAGGGCTCGAAGAAGATCTCGCTCAGGGAGATGCCACGACAGCGTCGATCTTCCCATCTCCGGTGCCGGCTCAAGCTGAAATTATCGCCCAACAATCGTTGGTTGTGGCAGGGATGGCCCCAGCGGTTCAGACCTTTCTCATGGTCGATCCTTCCCTGCAGTTGTCGGTTTCCAAGCGCGACGGGGACCGAGCGACGAATGGAGAGATACTCTTACATGTCGAAGGTGATGGGCGGTCCATCCTGCAGGCCGAGCGGGTCGCCTTGAACTTTCTTCAACACCTGTCCGGAATCGCTACCCTGACACAACGGTTCTGCCGGGCCGTGCGCGGCTACCCTGTCAGTATCCTGGATACCAGGAAAACTCTTCCCGGCTGGCGTGCGCTTCAGAAGTGGGCCGTTTCGCTCGGCGGAGGGATCAACCATCGGCAATCATTAAGCGACGGCATTCTCATTAAAGACAACCATCTGGCCCTTCTCCAACGCAATCGACGACCCGTTGAAAGGGCATGTCGATTGGCACATGCCCACCGGTCAAGCGCGCTTCCGATTATTGTCGAGGTGGAATCCCTCCCTGAGGTCCGCCAGGCGCTCGCAGGAAAGCCTGATATTATTCTGCTGGACAATATGGCCCCGGACATGGTCCGACGTGCCATGGCACTGATCAAGAAACAGGCCCTGGTGGAAGTGTCCGGCGGCATCACGCTCAAGAACGTCCGAGCTATGGCAGCAGCCGGCGCCGATCGCATCTCCATTGGAGCGCTCACCCATTCCGCCCCGGCAGCAACGGTGAGTCTTGCCATGACGTTGGCTCGACCTTCACGACGCCGGCGTGCGTAG
- a CDS encoding NAD-dependent protein deacetylase of SIR2 family codes for MAPGSDLGMVKQQLAAARSITILTGAGISADSGVPTFRGTDGLWKNFRAEDLATPEAFERDPRLVWEWYNWRRELIATKQPNDAHKAIVDLERRCPDFWLITQNVDGLHREAGSQKLSEIHGNIWKVRCTGCGVVEHNRDVPIAILPSCARCGSLLRPHIVWFGESLFRDDLDCCSKALTRCDILLVIGTSGIVYPAAGFASVAKEAGAFVAEINLDPSPQSALVDVSLQGRAKDLVPLLFDPI; via the coding sequence ATGGCACCAGGTTCCGATCTAGGGATGGTGAAACAACAGCTTGCCGCTGCAAGAAGCATCACCATACTCACCGGCGCCGGGATCTCTGCCGACAGCGGTGTGCCGACGTTTCGGGGAACGGACGGCTTGTGGAAGAATTTCCGCGCAGAAGACCTGGCAACGCCCGAAGCCTTCGAGCGGGATCCTCGTCTCGTATGGGAATGGTACAACTGGCGGCGCGAATTGATCGCCACAAAACAACCGAACGATGCTCACAAAGCCATCGTCGATCTGGAGCGCCGCTGTCCGGACTTTTGGCTGATCACACAAAATGTGGACGGGCTGCATCGAGAGGCCGGCTCACAGAAACTCTCTGAGATTCATGGCAACATCTGGAAAGTTCGCTGCACCGGCTGTGGCGTGGTGGAACATAACCGCGATGTGCCGATTGCCATTCTTCCGTCCTGTGCCCGTTGCGGGTCACTGCTCCGGCCCCATATCGTCTGGTTCGGGGAATCCTTGTTTCGTGACGATCTGGACTGCTGCTCCAAAGCGCTCACACGCTGCGATATCTTGCTCGTCATCGGCACATCCGGCATCGTCTATCCTGCTGCAGGATTCGCATCGGTTGCCAAGGAAGCCGGTGCATTCGTCGCCGAAATCAACCTGGATCCTTCTCCACAGTCGGCACTGGTCGATGTATCACTGCAAGGGCGCGCGAAAGACCTCGTGCCGTTACTGTTCGATCCGATCTAG
- a CDS encoding Biotin--protein ligase: protein MVSSEPLNLDSIRSTLATTSLGHVLYLHQELPSTNREALSLAQNSAVHGTVVIAESQSGGYGRHGRTWFSPPGLNIYCSVIVRGKGEHLSLSQWLSWVPLASALAVTEAAQQLTAVSLSLKWPNDLLLHERKVGGILCESSFATANDPVVVIGIGLNVNVPLVSFPEELRPIAASLAEASRRPIDRNRLIAQLLLELEQCLDELRSSGPVRLRQAYTARCATLGRQVRVLFMNEQPIVGIAETLSVDGALRVRTLSPHPRSQPMPLIDVRAADVIHLTGC, encoded by the coding sequence ATGGTGTCCTCCGAGCCACTCAATCTCGATAGCATCCGCAGCACGCTTGCAACCACGTCACTGGGTCACGTCTTGTACCTTCACCAAGAGCTTCCCTCGACCAACAGGGAGGCCTTGTCACTGGCGCAGAACAGCGCAGTCCACGGTACCGTCGTGATTGCTGAAAGCCAGTCAGGCGGCTACGGCCGACATGGGCGCACGTGGTTTTCTCCGCCGGGACTCAACATCTATTGCTCCGTCATTGTACGTGGGAAGGGGGAACACCTTTCCCTTTCGCAATGGTTATCCTGGGTGCCGCTTGCCAGCGCACTTGCCGTTACTGAAGCCGCTCAACAGTTGACGGCCGTATCCCTTTCGCTGAAGTGGCCGAACGACCTGCTTCTCCATGAACGCAAAGTCGGCGGGATTCTCTGCGAGAGCAGTTTCGCCACAGCCAATGATCCGGTCGTGGTCATTGGAATCGGGCTCAATGTGAATGTTCCCCTGGTGTCTTTTCCTGAAGAATTGCGGCCGATTGCGGCTTCATTGGCGGAAGCCTCACGGCGCCCGATCGACCGCAATCGACTCATTGCTCAACTGCTTCTGGAACTTGAACAGTGTCTTGACGAGCTTCGATCTTCCGGGCCGGTCCGGTTGCGGCAAGCCTATACGGCTCGCTGTGCCACGCTGGGGCGCCAAGTTCGCGTCCTGTTCATGAATGAGCAACCGATCGTCGGCATCGCAGAGACTCTCTCGGTCGACGGCGCGTTGCGAGTAAGAACCTTGTCGCCTCACCCTCGTTCACAACCGATGCCCCTCATCGATGTCCGTGCAGCCGATGTCATTCATCTAACAGGCTGTTGA
- a CDS encoding Hydrolase, HAD superfamily: protein MSSSIRVVFFDAADTLFHVHGSVAEIYLRHAVDFGFPQKPDSLAAIKQAFSRAFREAPQPVFAAVEPARIKQSERLWWFDIVHHVFYRVGMFERFDEFFDHVFRVFEDHRSWRLFPETASTLAQLKARDLELGIISNFDSRLFTVLRGLEIADAFDTVTISSLAQAAKPAPQIFHIALEKHAVDPEEALHIGDSLRDDVEGAEKAGLHAVLLDRDGRQHGIGVRTIKSLEGLFPLLDRIEQ, encoded by the coding sequence ATGAGTTCATCGATCCGAGTGGTGTTTTTCGATGCAGCCGATACCCTCTTTCACGTGCACGGGTCGGTCGCCGAGATTTATCTTCGACATGCGGTTGACTTCGGCTTTCCGCAGAAACCAGACTCGTTGGCAGCGATCAAACAGGCGTTCAGCCGAGCGTTCCGCGAAGCGCCGCAGCCGGTGTTCGCTGCAGTAGAACCGGCACGAATCAAGCAGAGTGAACGGCTGTGGTGGTTCGATATCGTTCATCACGTCTTCTATCGTGTGGGCATGTTCGAGCGATTCGACGAATTCTTCGATCACGTGTTTCGTGTATTTGAAGACCATCGATCATGGCGCTTGTTTCCTGAAACAGCTTCCACATTGGCTCAGCTCAAAGCACGAGATCTGGAGCTCGGGATCATCTCGAATTTCGATTCCCGTCTCTTTACGGTGTTGCGTGGACTCGAAATCGCCGATGCATTCGACACGGTGACGATCTCGAGTTTGGCCCAAGCCGCAAAACCTGCTCCCCAGATCTTTCACATCGCGTTGGAGAAGCATGCCGTTGATCCGGAGGAGGCCTTGCATATCGGCGATAGTTTACGGGATGACGTGGAAGGGGCGGAGAAAGCCGGGCTTCACGCCGTCCTGTTGGACCGTGATGGAAGACAGCACGGAATAGGCGTTCGGACCATAAAGAGCTTGGAGGGCTTGTTTCCGCTTCTAGATCGGATCGAACAGTAA
- a CDS encoding Pantothenate kinase type III, CoaX-like: MLLAIDIGNTNVVAGIFDGSTLLTHWRLATDPKTTADEYGVICLSLMARDRRLPEHITGAIISSVVPALTETFESMVETSFGCTSVTVSSDMDTGLTLKYSNPKEIGSDRIVNAAAAYEKFRRDLIIVDFGTATTFCAVSRDGEYLGGVIAPGLTISADALFARAAKLSKVELARPKTVIGTDTAGSIQSGLIFGYAGLVDTLIQRMEAEMGRTSYVIATGGLAPVIAPEARSIQHIEPFLTLHGLELLYRRARGANPTQWV; encoded by the coding sequence ATGCTCTTAGCGATCGACATCGGAAACACCAACGTTGTCGCCGGAATCTTCGACGGATCGACTCTGCTGACTCATTGGCGGTTGGCGACCGATCCCAAAACGACTGCCGATGAGTACGGCGTCATTTGCCTCAGCCTCATGGCCCGAGACAGGCGCCTCCCTGAGCACATCACCGGTGCGATCATTTCCAGCGTCGTTCCCGCCCTCACGGAAACGTTTGAATCGATGGTTGAAACGTCCTTTGGCTGTACTTCCGTCACCGTCTCTTCCGACATGGATACCGGCTTAACGCTGAAATACTCGAACCCGAAAGAGATCGGAAGCGATCGTATTGTGAATGCGGCCGCGGCCTACGAGAAGTTTCGCCGCGATCTCATCATCGTCGATTTCGGCACAGCGACGACATTTTGCGCGGTCAGCCGGGATGGAGAGTATCTCGGCGGCGTGATCGCACCGGGTCTGACTATTTCAGCGGACGCCCTGTTTGCACGGGCTGCAAAGTTGAGCAAAGTCGAGCTCGCCCGGCCCAAGACCGTCATCGGAACCGATACCGCCGGTAGCATTCAATCAGGGCTCATTTTCGGCTATGCTGGTCTCGTGGACACGCTTATCCAGCGGATGGAAGCGGAGATGGGGCGCACATCATACGTGATCGCCACAGGGGGATTGGCCCCGGTGATTGCGCCGGAGGCGCGATCGATTCAACACATCGAACCGTTTTTGACTCTGCATGGGCTTGAACTGCTCTATCGCCGTGCCCGGGGCGCGAACCCGACGCAATGGGTCTAG
- a CDS encoding Valyl-tRNA synthetase has product MIGRQLDKTYDPRAVEDRWSQEWLRRGYFHASPEQPGQPYCIVIPPPNVTGSLHVGHALNHSLQDILIRWRRMQGRNTLWLPGTDHAGIATQNVVEKQLMAEGLSRESLGRERFVERVWQWKATSGNTIVTQQKQLGESCDWDRLRFTMDEGLSKAVLEVFVRLYEDGLIYRGERLINWCPRCLTALSDIEVEHEEVKGKLYHIRYPLADDPNAGLIVATTRPETMLGDTAVAVHPDDPRYRHLIGKKVRLPLTMREIPIVGDSILVDLEFGTGAVKITPAHDFNDYEAGERHDLPRFSILDYEALLDLEGMKAALVEEPVIQDVVQLSVTKARPKIEQLLRDRGFLVKIEDHKMAIGKCYRCKTVVEPYLSPQWFVKIQPLADPAIKAVEDRRIRIVPETWINNYLGWMRDIKDWCISRQIWWGHQIPAWYCRSCNTEIVTVTGSSGRQHEHLYISPNAIPIVSRTKPEKCDKCPSTDLVRDPDVLDTWFSSALWPFSTLGWPEQTPELKIYYPTSVLVTGLDILFFWVARMIMMGLKFMGDVPFKDVYIHALVRDAEGQKMSKSKGNVIDPLHVMDQFGTDALRFTLASMASPGRDIKLAEERIEGYRNFANKIWNAARFALMYLDGPRAALPPEQRTFPDRWILSRLSYTIRAVTMELESYRFDRAATALYQFIWHEYCDWYLELIKPVLQTPDHPDGASIRHTLVETLETTMRLLHPFMPFITEEIWQTIPHQGDSIVVQNYPASDQAWVTPDAEEHFALLEQTVGLVRTGRVLLNHPPGQQISFHVGHDDPNRQNQLHQLQRHLAHLSRGSAKVSRPHDWPAARLLRLVTEGLSVGIAVADDVDLKKAIERLAKQLMETDKELQRIGGKLKNTEFVSKAPPDVIAEHQERVRTLSRDRALLTDSERQLRVMLAT; this is encoded by the coding sequence ATGATTGGGCGTCAACTCGACAAAACATACGATCCAAGAGCCGTTGAGGACCGGTGGTCTCAGGAGTGGCTCAGGCGCGGATACTTCCATGCCTCACCGGAACAACCGGGCCAACCGTATTGTATCGTCATCCCTCCACCGAACGTCACGGGATCGCTCCATGTCGGCCATGCACTGAACCATTCACTGCAAGACATCCTCATCCGGTGGCGGCGCATGCAGGGTCGGAATACCCTCTGGCTCCCCGGAACCGACCATGCCGGCATTGCGACACAAAATGTGGTGGAAAAGCAGCTGATGGCCGAAGGCCTGTCACGGGAGTCGCTGGGACGGGAACGATTCGTCGAACGGGTCTGGCAATGGAAAGCGACGTCGGGCAACACGATCGTCACTCAACAAAAGCAGCTGGGAGAATCCTGCGACTGGGACCGTTTGCGATTTACGATGGACGAAGGCCTGTCCAAAGCCGTCCTCGAAGTCTTCGTGCGGCTGTATGAAGACGGATTGATCTATCGTGGCGAGCGGCTTATCAATTGGTGTCCTCGCTGCCTGACGGCCCTCTCTGATATTGAAGTGGAACATGAGGAGGTGAAAGGCAAGCTGTATCACATCCGCTATCCTCTGGCGGATGATCCGAACGCCGGTTTGATCGTGGCCACCACGCGGCCGGAAACGATGCTGGGAGACACAGCCGTCGCCGTGCATCCAGACGATCCTCGGTATCGCCACCTGATCGGCAAGAAGGTCCGTCTGCCGCTGACTATGCGTGAGATTCCGATTGTCGGCGATTCGATTCTCGTCGATCTGGAATTCGGCACTGGCGCCGTCAAGATCACTCCGGCTCACGACTTCAACGACTATGAAGCGGGAGAGCGACACGACTTGCCTCGGTTTTCTATTCTCGACTATGAAGCACTGCTCGATCTCGAAGGAATGAAGGCGGCTTTGGTTGAAGAGCCTGTGATCCAGGACGTCGTTCAATTGTCTGTCACCAAAGCGCGTCCCAAAATTGAGCAGCTGTTACGAGACCGAGGATTTCTCGTCAAAATTGAAGACCACAAAATGGCGATTGGGAAGTGCTACCGTTGTAAAACTGTTGTCGAGCCCTATCTCTCACCGCAGTGGTTCGTCAAGATTCAGCCTCTGGCCGACCCAGCGATCAAAGCGGTAGAGGATCGACGCATCCGAATTGTTCCCGAAACCTGGATCAATAACTATCTCGGCTGGATGCGGGATATCAAAGATTGGTGCATCTCACGGCAAATCTGGTGGGGGCACCAGATACCAGCGTGGTACTGTCGGTCTTGCAATACGGAAATAGTAACAGTGACGGGATCGTCTGGCCGGCAACATGAACATCTCTACATATCGCCTAACGCCATTCCTATTGTCAGTAGGACAAAACCGGAAAAGTGCGATAAGTGTCCAAGCACGGATCTTGTTCGCGATCCCGACGTGCTCGATACCTGGTTCTCCTCGGCACTGTGGCCCTTCTCCACATTGGGCTGGCCTGAGCAAACCCCTGAGTTGAAGATCTACTATCCGACGTCGGTCCTCGTCACCGGCCTGGACATTCTCTTCTTCTGGGTGGCTCGCATGATCATGATGGGACTGAAATTCATGGGAGACGTCCCTTTCAAAGACGTCTATATCCATGCCTTGGTCCGCGATGCAGAAGGCCAGAAGATGAGCAAATCCAAAGGTAATGTGATCGATCCGCTGCACGTCATGGATCAATTCGGCACCGACGCCCTTCGGTTCACCCTTGCTTCTATGGCTTCGCCGGGACGCGATATCAAGTTGGCTGAAGAACGGATCGAGGGCTACCGCAATTTCGCCAATAAGATTTGGAATGCCGCGCGATTCGCCTTGATGTATCTCGACGGACCACGTGCCGCCCTTCCACCGGAGCAACGGACATTCCCCGACCGGTGGATCTTGAGCCGCCTTTCCTACACGATCCGAGCCGTCACGATGGAGTTGGAATCATACCGTTTCGATCGTGCCGCGACAGCCCTCTATCAGTTCATCTGGCATGAGTACTGCGACTGGTATCTGGAACTGATCAAACCGGTACTACAAACGCCTGATCACCCGGATGGGGCGAGCATAAGGCACACACTCGTGGAGACGCTGGAAACGACCATGCGGCTGCTGCATCCCTTCATGCCGTTCATTACAGAAGAAATCTGGCAGACGATTCCCCATCAAGGAGACAGCATCGTCGTGCAGAACTATCCGGCCTCGGACCAGGCATGGGTCACGCCTGATGCAGAGGAGCACTTTGCGTTGTTGGAACAAACAGTGGGACTCGTCCGAACGGGCCGAGTCCTCTTGAATCATCCCCCTGGGCAACAGATTTCATTTCATGTCGGGCACGACGACCCAAACAGGCAGAATCAGCTCCATCAGTTACAACGACACCTCGCCCACCTCAGCCGCGGCAGTGCAAAAGTAAGCCGGCCGCATGACTGGCCGGCGGCCAGATTGCTGCGACTTGTCACTGAAGGTCTCTCCGTGGGAATTGCAGTCGCCGATGACGTTGACCTCAAGAAAGCGATTGAGCGCCTGGCAAAACAACTCATGGAGACCGACAAGGAATTGCAACGGATCGGCGGGAAACTCAAGAACACCGAGTTCGTGTCGAAAGCTCCGCCGGACGTGATCGCCGAGCATCAGGAGCGGGTGCGGACTCTGTCCCGCGATCGTGCATTGCTGACCGACAGCGAACGGCAGCTCCGCGTCATGCTCGCGACGTGA
- a CDS encoding Heat shock protein GrpE, whose protein sequence is MNDDQEQKKTNVNTIGSLEEDSSVPDTGSSVQDELTSKTEECKTINDKYLRLAAEFENYKRLTQRDQREQIRFGNEQLLKELLPVVDNMERAIKAARTNGSDSALIQGVELTLKQLLGVLAKFGVQAIETAGQDFDPSAHQAVSYGPSNEVPANKVLDEFQKGYRLHERILRAAMVSVSSGPAQPNGHDSTTN, encoded by the coding sequence ATGAATGACGATCAAGAGCAGAAAAAAACAAACGTCAATACAATCGGGAGTTTAGAGGAAGACTCTTCGGTCCCAGACACCGGCTCATCAGTTCAAGACGAACTGACCAGCAAGACTGAAGAATGTAAAACGATCAATGACAAGTATCTCAGGCTGGCTGCCGAATTTGAAAACTATAAACGGCTGACTCAACGTGACCAGCGCGAGCAAATTCGATTCGGGAATGAACAGCTTCTCAAGGAACTGCTGCCGGTTGTCGATAACATGGAGCGGGCGATCAAGGCGGCTCGGACGAATGGAAGCGATTCGGCGCTCATCCAAGGTGTGGAGCTGACGCTCAAGCAACTCCTCGGAGTTCTGGCCAAATTCGGTGTACAGGCAATCGAAACAGCCGGCCAGGACTTTGACCCCAGCGCCCATCAAGCCGTCTCATACGGCCCATCGAACGAGGTACCGGCCAATAAAGTATTGGACGAGTTTCAAAAAGGGTATCGGCTGCACGAGAGGATTCTGCGGGCGGCAATGGTCAGTGTCTCGTCAGGTCCGGCCCAACCAAACGGACATGACTCAACGACGAACTGA
- a CDS encoding Mobile element protein — MAVSLYVGIDIAKAQLDVACRPTSARWTVPHTARGIGRLVRRLRRVQPTLVVLEATGGLELNVASELAAAALPVAVVNPRQVRHFAKATGQLAKTDALDAAVLAQFAEAVRPIARPLPDEATRRLEALVNRRRQLLTMLTAEQNRHTRASRDMQIEIHAHMEWLTQRVAELESTLGQQIRQSPIWREQDDVLQSVPGVGPVLSRTILADLPELGTLNRRAIAALVGVAPLNRDSGTWRGTRRIGGGRGPVRAVLYMAAVTAARCNPVIRAFYQRLRAAGKTVKVALTACMRKLLTILNAMIKHHTPWQCGFQRT; from the coding sequence ATGGCCGTGTCTCTGTATGTCGGTATTGATATCGCGAAAGCTCAGTTGGATGTGGCGTGTCGTCCCACGAGCGCCCGGTGGACCGTCCCGCATACTGCCCGTGGGATTGGCCGACTGGTCCGGCGACTTCGTCGCGTGCAGCCGACGTTGGTCGTGCTGGAAGCCACCGGTGGCTTGGAGCTGAATGTCGCAAGTGAGCTGGCCGCTGCGGCCCTGCCAGTCGCCGTGGTGAATCCCCGGCAAGTTCGGCATTTCGCGAAGGCCACGGGGCAACTGGCCAAGACGGATGCGCTGGACGCCGCGGTGCTGGCGCAGTTTGCCGAAGCGGTGCGGCCCATTGCCCGCCCGCTGCCGGATGAGGCCACACGCCGACTGGAAGCGCTGGTGAATCGCCGGCGTCAACTGCTGACCATGCTGACAGCGGAACAGAACCGACACACCCGCGCTTCGCGCGACATGCAGATCGAGATCCACGCCCATATGGAATGGTTGACGCAGCGGGTCGCGGAGCTGGAGTCGACGCTGGGGCAGCAGATCCGACAGAGCCCGATCTGGCGTGAGCAGGACGACGTGCTGCAGAGTGTGCCGGGCGTCGGGCCGGTGCTGAGCCGCACCATACTGGCAGACTTGCCGGAGCTGGGAACGTTGAACCGCCGCGCGATTGCGGCGCTGGTGGGCGTGGCCCCGTTGAACCGGGATAGCGGAACCTGGCGCGGCACGCGGCGCATCGGGGGAGGACGTGGCCCCGTGCGGGCGGTCCTCTATATGGCCGCCGTGACGGCGGCGCGGTGCAATCCTGTGATTCGAGCGTTCTATCAGCGGTTGCGCGCGGCGGGGAAGACGGTCAAGGTGGCGTTGACCGCCTGTATGCGAAAGTTGCTGACTATCTTGAATGCGATGATCAAACATCACACTCCGTGGCAGTGCGGATTTCAAAGGACTTGA